The following DNA comes from Anaerostipes rhamnosivorans.
ACAATGAAGAAAAAACTATCGTAGGTGGCGCCTTTTGTCTCGCAACAGCCATTTCCAGCAGACATTACGTCCATTTTCACCAGTTCGGAGGCCTTGCATTCGAAGGGACGTTAGTTTTTCTTCTTGAAGTAAAGACTCGTAGGCGGTGCGCATTGCGCAGTGAGACTGCCCCCGCGTCAGCGAGTTCCGAACGGGCCGCCGGAGAGGCTTTACTGAAAGTTAGAAAATCTTACGTCCCTGAGACAGCAAGCCGGAGAACTGGTGAAAATGTCATACCCTTTGGGTGGGCGTGCTTTACACGATAATGTACCCATTTTCCCTCAGCACAGAGACAGCTTTTTGAAAATTTTCAGTCTTTGTCAGAATATAATCTGTGTTATAGGTAGAGATAACAAAAATGCCGATTTTGTTTTCAGCCAGCAGACCAGAAATGTCTGCCAGAATGCCGATCAGAGAAAAATCAAGTATTCCTTGTATCCGGAATGCTTTCCATCCATCCTCTTTTTCAATAATATTTTGGGGTATATATTCTGTGGGGCACACCAAGGAATTCTCCTGATCCGTTTTGCCTACAAAGCAAAAATCCCGGCTTAAATCCGCTTGTGAAAAATCCTTCAGTTTGCAGATGGAAAAATCCTGCTCAAGTAATTTAATTTCCATTCTATTTATCCTCCGAAATGCAGTTGTCAAATCTATCTGTTTTGTCAGATTCTATTTTAGCATATGTTGGATGATGAAAGAAGAGTAGATAGGTGATATCTATGTTCTTTAAAAAGTCTATAGTCATATAATTCTCTGTTGTTGTAACTCTTTATCTTATTTTCTTAAATTGGTTTATGTAGATTATTTATAAGTGACAATATATTTGTTATTTAAATTCCTATTTACTTCGCAAACCATCCTGACCAGGATCCGTTAATTTTAACTCGTGTATATAAACCTCCATTTAAATTCCCCATACAAAGCACTTGTGAATATCTTCCACCTGCCGCAAATACTATTCCATAATAATTTTCTTTTCCCGGTACATCACAACCTCCATAGTTATCGTAACTATTTATGTAAAAGATAAAATTTCCATTGTTTTCATCAAGTGAATCTATTATTTTTCTATTTGTTGGTAGTACTTTGTATGGAAGTGATTCCTTAATCTTATTTAAATTTAAATCAGTACTATTTAAATCCGCATTTAAATCTTCAATTCTTTCGTCAAGATTTACAATTGAGTTTTTCAAACTTTGAATCTCTCCTGCATGTACCTGATATTGCTCGATGCTTACCAGACCCACAGAGTTTACATCAACCTCAAACGGTGCTGTATTTGAAGTTTTGATTACAAAGTCCCATGTGATAGAAAACCCTGGTCCCTCTGTCGCAGAAGGAATATGCTTTGCCTCTGAAGCCTGGGCAAGACAATATAAAATTTCTCCTTCCTCCGGATCCTGCGCGTAAATGCCAATCTGCCAGAGATCATACCCTTCTTCCAAACCTATATTCTCTAACAACACTGGAAGGATAGTTTTATCTCCTTCTATTCTAACTGGCTGCAAGG
Coding sequences within:
- a CDS encoding ACT domain-containing protein, whose protein sequence is MEIKLLEQDFSICKLKDFSQADLSRDFCFVGKTDQENSLVCPTEYIPQNIIEKEDGWKAFRIQGILDFSLIGILADISGLLAENKIGIFVISTYNTDYILTKTENFQKAVSVLRENGYIIV